TCTCCATCCCTCTCCCAGTCACAGGCATCCAGAGTATTAGGTCAGTCCAGCTCCAAGCCAACTGCAGCTGCCACTGGCCCTCCACCACCCAATACTTCCTCAACTCAGAAGTGGAAAATATGTACCATCTGTAATGAGCTGTTTCCTGAAAATGTATATAGCGTGCACTTCGAAAAAGAACATAAAGCTGAGAAAGTCCCAGCAGTAGCCAACTACATTATGAAAATACACAATTTCACTAGCAAATGCCTTTACTGTAATCGCTATTTGCCCACAGACACTCTGCTCAACCACATGCTAATTCATGGTCTGTCTTGTCCATATTGCCGGTCAACCTTCAATGACGTGGAAAAGATGGCGGCTCACATGCGCATGGTTCACGTGGACGAAGAGATGGGACCTAAAACAGATTCTACTCTGAGTTTTGATTTGACATTGCAGCAGGGTAGTCACACTAACATCCATCTCCTTGTAACCACGTATAACCTGAGGGATGCTCCTGCTGAGTCTGTTGCTTACCATGCCCAAAATAACCCACCCATCCCTCCAAAGCCACAGCCAAAAGTGCAGGAAAAGGCAGATATTCCTGTTAAAAGCTCACCTCAAGCTGCAGTGCCCTATAAAAAAGATGTCGGGAAAACCCTCTGCCCTCTTTGCTTTTCAATCCTGAAAGGACCCATATCTGACGCACTTGCACATCACTTACGAGAGAGGCACCAGGTGATTCAGACGGTTCACCCAGTGGAGAAAAAGCTCACCTACAAGTGCATCCACTGCCTTGGTGTGTATACCAGCAACATGACCGCCTCCACCATCACTCTGCATCTGGTTCACTGCAGGGGTGTGGGAAAGACCCAGAACGGCCAAGACAAGACAAATGCACCTTCGCGGCTTAACCAGTCCCCAGGCCTGGCACCTGTGAAGCGCACTTACGAGCAAATGGAGTTCCCCTTGCTGAAGAAGCGAAAGTTAGATGAAGATAGCGATTCACCTGGCTTCTTTGAAGAGAAGCCTGAGGAGCCTGTTGTTTTAGCTTTAGACCCTAAGGGTCATGAAGATGATTCTTATGAAGCCAGGAAAAGCTTCCTAACAAAATACTTCAACAAACAACCTTATCCCACCAGGAGAGAAATTGAGAAGCTGGCGGCAAGCTTATGGTTGTGGAAGAGTGACATTGCTTCCCATTTTAGTAACAAGAGGAAGAAGTGTGTCAGAGACTGTGAAAAGTACAAGCCTGGTGTGTTACTGGGCTTCAACATGAAAGAGCTAAACAAAGTTAAGCATGAGATGGATTTTGATGCTGAGTGGCTCTTTGAAAATCACGATGAGAAGGATTCCAGAGTCAATGCTAGTAAAACAGCAGACAAAAAGCTCAATCTTGGGAAGGAAGATGACAGTTCCTCAGACAGTTTTGAAAATTTGGAGGAAGAATCCAATGGAAGTGATAGCCCTTTTGACCCTGTTTTTGAAGTTGAGCCTAAAATCCCTAATGATAACCCAGAGGAACACATACCGAAGGTAATTTCTGAAGATGCTTTAGAATCTGAGAAGCTAGACCAAAAAGCGGAGGATGGTTCAAAATATGAAACTATTCATTTGACTGAGGAGCCAACCAAACTAATGCATGATGCCTCTGATAGTGAGGTTGACCAAGATGATGTTGTTGAGTGGAAAGATGGTGCTTCTCCATCTGAGAGCGGCCCTGGTTCCCAACAGGTGTCAGACTTTGAGGACAACACGTGTGAGATGAAAGCAGGAACCTGGTCCGATGAGTCTTCCCAGAGTGAAGACGCGAGGAGCAGTAAGCCAGCTGCCAAAAAAAAGGCTACCGTGCAAGGAGACAGAGAGCAGTTGAAGTGGAAGAATAGTTCCTATGGAAAAGTTGAAGGGTTTTGGTCCAAGGACCAGTCACAGTGGAAGAATGCCACTGAAAACGATGAGCGCTTATCCACCCCACAGATCGAGTGGCAGAACAGCACCATTGACAGTGAGGATGGGGAGCAGTTTGACAGCATGGCCGACGGGGTGGCCGACCCGATGCACGGCAGCTTGACGGGGGTCAAACTGAGCAGCCAGCAGGCTTAAGGGCCGGCCTCTCGGGCCTTGGTGACAAATGCTGCGGCCTGGAACTCTGTTCTCCTTTCAGTTAAGACTGCAAAGCTGTGTTCTAACTGGTACTGCCTTTCGAGTGCCGGGTCATCAGGCGGTGGGGACATGTGGCCACTCCAGTCCCAGTGGTCATTTCTAAGTCTGTGACACGTGATTGGCTGATCTTGGCTTTAGAACGCTCTGTGACAGACACAGTAACTAAATGTGAAAAACCAATAAGCTGGTGGCTCATGAACGCACATGAGAAAAAGCAGAGGTTTGTTTTATCTGCCGTCTCACCATTTCTTTCCCTCTGTAAAACAGTGTCTGGTTGGACGTCCTTGAGAAGCATTCTCCTGATTACAATGGTCGTGCAGGGCCAGCACACAAGCTACCAGTCCAGTGTGTACAGTAGACTTCGGGGAAatcaatttttttcatgtattcattctgAATAGTTGAAATGTATATTTGTACAGTCTTTTAGACCTATTCAAGTGAAGCTTACGATACTGTTACTGTGTACCCATCAtagactcttttcttttttagtgttgcCCTTGCTGTGTAATAAGCGCTGTATCTAGCTGACCTAGCAAAAGCCTGAAACTACGCTAGTGTGGACTTCGGGACAGACTTAGTTTTTGCACATAACCTTGTACAATCTCGCGACAGAGGCCAGCCACGTAAGATATATATCTGGACTCTCTTGTATTATAGAATTTTTCTTGTTCTGAATATCCTTGACATTACAgctgacaaaaacaaaaactggtatTTCAGATGTTTTCTGAAATCTTTTAAGCTAAAAATCACATGCAAGAATTGACTTTGCAGCGACTAATTTTGACACCTTTTAGATCTGTATGGAAGTGTGTTGTGTTGAAGCAGCAGGCCAATGAGTGCTGCTTTTTGGATATTTAGTTTTATCTTTAGTTAAACACCACCCTGGTGTATTCATTTATACCATCTAATATATGACACACTGTTGTAGTATGTATAATTTTGTGATCTTTATTTCCCTTTGTATTCATTTTAAGCATCTAAATAAATTGCTGTATTGTGCTTAATGTAGATACTTACTTGCGTTATTACACCTCCAGTCCTCTGTGTCCGTCACGTCTTGTACCAGTTGATGCCTCATCAGAGAAGGAGGCACAGCCACCGAGGAAGCTTGTGGAAGACCAGGAATGGCATAAAGAACGCTTTCTCTCAAGGCTCTTGTTACACATTCTTTGGTTCGGTTTGGCTTTTGTCTGTTACCTTTTTAATCACTAAAATAAACATCCTTGAATTTTTTCAGGTCCCCTGTTGTTAAGGATCAGAACCTGCTTAGATATGTAAATGTCTCAGTGATAAAGGATGTAAACATAAATAAGCATTGATTTGCAAGCAGAATCTTACTACCCTGGTGTTCTTTCTTCTAAATGAAGTCCATGTTAGTTTTCACTTCATAATGGGAACAGTTGTACTAACCAGGCAACTACTCTTCTTTTAACTCTGGACCATCTTGCTATTAAGAGAAAGGCTTTGGAGAGCACATGTTCTGGGGGCTATCAAGATGCAGGAGCTGGTAGGGCGCGAGTGACCCCGTACCAAAGAACAGGGAGTTAGGAGGTGGCAGAAGTGGTCCAGTGTGTTTGGTGGCGGTAACATGACGGGATGGATGCTCTTTAGTCCATGCGGAGGCTGGTCAGTCACCTTTCAGGGACATTGGCCTAAAGAGTTCTGAAGTGGACTAGTTTCCATGATTTCTAAGACTCCAGAAAGTTCAGTTTAACGCTTTTGTTACCCGAGAGCAAAAGTTTGACCAGCCTCCCCCCAAAATGTAAAGCTGTGCCTCTCAGAACAATATAGGAGAAAGCACAAGAATGGACTAGAACCTTCAGGGTGTTTGGAGCTGGCAcggagctaattttttttttttttttgagctattTTAAACTGTCACACAGATAGATTATAAATTCTGTGGACATCCAATATGCTGCAGATTACCTAATCAGAAAAGGTGGCGTTGAGAACATGTCTTACCTGCATTTAAGCCATCTCACATTTACTTTGAAATTACTCTGCCTAATAGGAAGAATTTAGCCTGGTCTTGTGAGTCCTACATGAAGTACTAGTGAGACTTGTGCAGTATAGGGGTTGAGGGTGGGGAGGTGTGCTCCGGGCTggacatttgagcagagagaTGGGGACGCTTCTGTGCTGTGGTGGTGTGAGTGGGCCTTGTCAGCAGGGGGAAAAGAGTTTAGCCACCTAAGGACTGGAAATAAAGATTCCCCAGTAAAAACTGTTGGAGAAGTCCTGAAAGTGTCTCAATAAAAGCCATTTTAAAACAATGCCGTTGCTACTGTTTGCTTTTGGAATAATCTGGAAAGAAAAGCTGGCTTTCTGCCATCTTCTAATTAGAGAGGGTCTATAACTGTAGACTGAATAATCCTGTAGATTTTCTTTTgaacaaggaaaaacaaaattccaGAGCACTTTTTGCCCTCTGTGGCCAGAAGTTCCAGACTCAAACTGAGTAAGCACTGTGGTTTCTCTCCCGTTTCAGCACGTAGAAGCATTTTCTTGTCCCATCTTTGGTTCCTTACCATTGATTAGTACGAGGGTCTTCAGCAAACAGCTCTTTGTTCCCTCTTAAATTCCAGGCAGAAAAGGAAAtgccccttcctccccctcccaacCCCCATGGCTGTGTCTGTCTAGCCACTTGTAAAGATTCACACTTCTTCAAAAGGGAGCAAAAAGATTTGAaaatgatttatatcaaagattGAGGAATGCCCCACCTGAAACACTTCTCTAGGGGCGATTCACCTTGCTTTTGCCAAATGAGTACCGCCATATAGACGGGTGTCTCCCTGCTCTGTGGACTAAATCTTAAGGTGGGGCTCCCAGATCATCTTGACACTACAGCTTGAGAGCCACTTAGCCTGAGTGATGGATCTGATTTTTACCAAGAGGTTAGGTAGAGCATGCTGAATCTGGATTCCACAGAGCAGCTGGTCAGCCTTCTGCCCCTCCCTTAGGCAATGGTCTTTTCAACCCATTTGACACTTATTTCTAACCCACCCAGTAGCTTATTGGCCTGGCACCAGTTGCAGGCATGTTTCACCAAAGTGTCATGTAGGAACATAACTCCTCAACCCCCAGAGGCCCAAAAATTAAGGCAAGAGACTGCTCTCACCAAACTGAAATGCATTCCGACATACCAGTCATTAAAGGGCCGCTTTGACGTGATCTAGAAAAAGACTGAGAGAAACCAGACAGGcaagttaaaagataaaaaggtGTTTTCTACCAACTGCTACTGGGTTAGCTCAAAAATGGATCAAAACTTGCACAAAATGAAGATTATTTGGAAAAGTATTGGCAATTCTTTGCATCCTGCTACTTCCGTCAACAAACTCTCAAAAAACTAATATTCACTAGAACTTGAATCCTAGAGGGATTACGACTTGGTGGAGTTGTATTTAAAAATCTGCATGTAAGGCATAGCTGCAGATACCCTGAAAATCCTTGAGTCGTGTTTTCAAAGGGCTCCAGCTACAGGGATACAGG
The Bos indicus x Bos taurus breed Angus x Brahman F1 hybrid chromosome 13, Bos_hybrid_MaternalHap_v2.0, whole genome shotgun sequence genome window above contains:
- the ADNP gene encoding activity-dependent neuroprotector homeobox protein; this translates as MFQLPVNNLGSLRKARKTVKKILSDIGLEYCKEHIEDFKQFEPNDFYLKNTTWEDVGLWDPSLTKNQDYRTKPFCCSACPFSSKFFSAYKSHFRNVHSEDFENRILLNCPYCTFNADKKTLETHIKIFHAPNASAPSSSLSTFKDKSKSDGLKPKQADSVEQAVYYCKKCTYRDPLYEIVRKHIYREHFQHVAAPYIAKAGEKSLNGAVPLGTNAREESSIHCKRCLFMPKSYEALVQHVIEDHERIGYQVTAMIGHTNVVVPRSKPLMLIAPKPQEKKGMGLQSRIGSLASGNVRSLPSQQMVNRLSIPKPNVNSTGVNMMSNVHLQQNNYGVKSVGQGYGVGQSMRLGLGGNAPVSIPQQSQSVKQLLPSGNGRSYGLGSEQRTQAPARYSLQSPNAPSLSSGQLKSPSLSQSQASRVLGQSSSKPTAAATGPPPPNTSSTQKWKICTICNELFPENVYSVHFEKEHKAEKVPAVANYIMKIHNFTSKCLYCNRYLPTDTLLNHMLIHGLSCPYCRSTFNDVEKMAAHMRMVHVDEEMGPKTDSTLSFDLTLQQGSHTNIHLLVTTYNLRDAPAESVAYHAQNNPPIPPKPQPKVQEKADIPVKSSPQAAVPYKKDVGKTLCPLCFSILKGPISDALAHHLRERHQVIQTVHPVEKKLTYKCIHCLGVYTSNMTASTITLHLVHCRGVGKTQNGQDKTNAPSRLNQSPGLAPVKRTYEQMEFPLLKKRKLDEDSDSPGFFEEKPEEPVVLALDPKGHEDDSYEARKSFLTKYFNKQPYPTRREIEKLAASLWLWKSDIASHFSNKRKKCVRDCEKYKPGVLLGFNMKELNKVKHEMDFDAEWLFENHDEKDSRVNASKTADKKLNLGKEDDSSSDSFENLEEESNGSDSPFDPVFEVEPKIPNDNPEEHIPKVISEDALESEKLDQKAEDGSKYETIHLTEEPTKLMHDASDSEVDQDDVVEWKDGASPSESGPGSQQVSDFEDNTCEMKAGTWSDESSQSEDARSSKPAAKKKATVQGDREQLKWKNSSYGKVEGFWSKDQSQWKNATENDERLSTPQIEWQNSTIDSEDGEQFDSMADGVADPMHGSLTGVKLSSQQA